Proteins encoded within one genomic window of Egicoccus sp. AB-alg2:
- the rsmG gene encoding 16S rRNA (guanine(527)-N(7))-methyltransferase RsmG, with protein MESLTPRQSDALEAFTRAVETSPHNLVSKLARSELRTRHIPESVAFARGLPAGAQRLLDIGSGGGFPGLVVAIVRPEYEIHLLDSTRKKADFLRDAAARLGLAVTVHNGRAEDLARGELAASFDLVTARAVASLERLIPWTLPFLRPGGVLHAIKGERWSEELAAAEPVVRRYGARVVATPNDADTAAADTDGGPSPLVVRIARPPI; from the coding sequence ATGGAATCCCTGACCCCGCGCCAGAGCGACGCACTCGAAGCCTTCACGCGTGCGGTCGAGACATCGCCGCACAACCTGGTGTCCAAACTCGCACGGTCGGAACTACGCACACGTCACATCCCCGAGTCGGTGGCGTTCGCGCGCGGGCTCCCCGCGGGGGCGCAACGGTTGCTGGACATCGGCTCCGGCGGCGGATTCCCGGGTCTGGTCGTCGCCATCGTGCGACCCGAGTACGAGATCCACCTGCTGGACAGCACCCGCAAGAAGGCCGACTTCCTGCGCGACGCGGCCGCACGACTCGGCCTCGCGGTCACGGTCCACAACGGCCGCGCGGAGGACCTCGCGCGGGGTGAACTCGCCGCCTCGTTCGACCTCGTGACCGCCCGTGCCGTTGCGTCCCTCGAGCGCCTGATCCCGTGGACGCTGCCCTTCCTCCGGCCCGGGGGAGTCCTGCACGCGATCAAGGGCGAGCGATGGTCCGAGGAGTTGGCCGCGGCGGAGCCGGTAGTGCGTCGCTACGGGGCGCGGGTCGTCGCCACCCCGAACGACGCGGACACGGCAGCAGCGGACACCGACGGAGGGCCGTCACCCCTGGTTGTTAGGATCGCGCGCCCGCCGATCTGA